The following coding sequences are from one Treponema bryantii window:
- a CDS encoding GNAT family N-acetyltransferase — MKDLIIRKLAIEDAPAICEISVEGLGYNCDLNLVQRKIQNLNIQREAVFVCELDGKVIGYIHVERYDTLYFETMANILALSVKKEFQKLGVGKALLLEAENWAKENGIKMMRLNSGINRTNAHGFYEHLGYVSEKDQKRFMKNLF, encoded by the coding sequence ATGAAAGATCTGATAATCAGAAAATTGGCAATTGAAGATGCTCCGGCAATCTGTGAGATTTCAGTCGAGGGACTTGGATATAATTGTGATTTAAATCTTGTGCAACGAAAGATTCAAAACTTAAATATACAGCGCGAAGCTGTTTTTGTTTGTGAACTGGATGGTAAGGTTATCGGATATATTCATGTTGAACGTTACGATACTTTGTATTTTGAAACGATGGCGAATATTCTGGCTCTTTCTGTAAAAAAAGAATTTCAGAAACTTGGTGTTGGAAAGGCGCTTCTTCTTGAAGCAGAAAACTGGGCAAAAGAAAATGGAATAAAAATGATGCGTCTTAATTCAGGAATTAACAGAACAAATGCTCATGGTTTTTATGAACATCTGGGCTATGTTTCAGAAAAGGATCAGAAGCGGTTTATGAAAAATTTATTTTAG
- a CDS encoding HAD family hydrolase: MKTIFFDVGYTLVNEDAVWEKRCQEQVETEEAKALGLSVVDLFHEIRKATIAWLPQYRTVVKKFNFKEVAPYRSELETLYEEVPEVLKVLSKNYKLGVIANQLDGLKERLENFGILQYFSYVISSWDVKVMKPDVQIFEYALKTAECKPEEAFMVGDRLDNDIAPAKSLGMKTVWIKQGFGALQIPMSAESKPDYTVNNFSELLKIFAE, translated from the coding sequence ATGAAAACTATTTTTTTTGATGTGGGATACACACTGGTAAATGAAGATGCTGTATGGGAGAAACGCTGTCAGGAACAGGTAGAAACGGAAGAAGCAAAAGCGCTCGGGCTTTCTGTAGTTGATCTATTTCATGAAATCAGAAAAGCTACTATTGCCTGGCTTCCGCAATATCGTACAGTGGTAAAAAAATTTAATTTTAAAGAGGTTGCTCCGTATCGTTCTGAACTGGAAACTCTTTATGAAGAGGTGCCTGAAGTTTTAAAGGTTCTTTCAAAAAATTATAAGCTTGGTGTTATTGCAAATCAGCTTGATGGATTAAAAGAGCGTTTGGAAAACTTTGGTATACTTCAGTATTTTTCGTATGTAATTTCATCCTGGGATGTAAAGGTGATGAAGCCGGATGTTCAGATTTTTGAATATGCACTGAAAACTGCAGAGTGCAAACCGGAAGAAGCTTTTATGGTTGGTGATAGACTTGATAATGATATAGCACCGGCAAAATCTCTTGGTATGAAAACAGTCTGGATTAAGCAGGGCTTTGGTGCGTTACAGATTCCTATGTCTGCGGAGAGCAAACCGGATTATACAGTAAACAATTTTTCAGAGCTTTTGAAGATTTTTGCTGAGTAA
- a CDS encoding type II CAAX endopeptidase family protein: MVSKISLKIVTIDMEKNINKNKIWIYVLTVYFICFCFRFLEYFLIRTDSTFFGEAFIHKLLGIIVLFVTAGFLYITPGEMGFLRSKFSKNLLRGFLLGLLCYFLAYTVEIIIVQNLGEFDKLSLFVTSYSVNGNLGNHTEAIFFIICILGNIINVVMEEGVFRGLFQNLFERRYSFWPSAIFASLLFGLWHCVGPIRSFTDGDSNRMQLIMNLLILIGSSTLIGLKYAMLAKITGSLYAGMADHFVNNTIINILHVVSISEMDQLQTIRISIAQTVSFIIVFIVYYSKTINGCKK; encoded by the coding sequence GTGGTATCAAAAATCAGCTTGAAGATTGTTACAATAGATATGGAAAAAAATATAAATAAAAATAAGATCTGGATTTATGTTCTAACTGTTTATTTTATCTGCTTTTGCTTTAGATTTCTGGAATACTTTTTAATCCGCACAGATTCCACGTTTTTTGGTGAAGCTTTTATTCATAAGCTTTTAGGAATTATAGTTTTGTTTGTAACTGCGGGCTTTCTTTATATAACCCCAGGAGAAATGGGATTTTTGCGTTCCAAATTTTCTAAGAACCTTTTAAGAGGATTTCTTCTTGGACTATTATGTTATTTCTTAGCTTACACAGTTGAAATCATTATTGTTCAAAATCTTGGAGAGTTTGATAAACTGTCACTTTTTGTAACAAGTTACTCTGTAAATGGAAATCTTGGAAATCATACAGAAGCAATTTTCTTTATCATCTGTATTTTGGGAAATATCATAAATGTTGTGATGGAAGAAGGCGTTTTCCGGGGACTATTTCAGAACTTATTTGAAAGACGATATTCTTTCTGGCCATCAGCTATATTTGCGTCTCTCTTATTCGGCTTGTGGCATTGTGTAGGACCAATCAGAAGTTTCACAGACGGAGACAGTAATAGAATGCAGCTTATCATGAATCTTTTGATTTTGATAGGTTCATCGACTTTGATTGGGCTAAAATATGCAATGCTTGCTAAAATAACTGGTTCGCTTTATGCAGGAATGGCAGATCATTTTGTGAATAATACGATAATCAATATCTTGCATGTAGTGAGTATTTCTGAAATGGATCAGTTGCAGACTATTCGAATAAGTATTGCACAAACTGTTTCATTTATTATTGTTTTCATTGTATACTATAGTAAAACGATAAACGGATGTAAGAAATGA